Proteins found in one Geomonas subterranea genomic segment:
- the fliR gene encoding flagellar biosynthetic protein FliR, producing MLGSLPLKALADLIPFALVLARVAALFMAIPMFGARLVPNRVKAVLIFAMALVIFPIIRLQAVPADTDSLSLMTLVLRETLVGLTLGAISQFVFAAVEFGGQLVGTQMGISIAAQFDPTTQNNVPTMAIFEGVLATLIFLALDVHHFFIKGIVESYQLIPLGAWHVSGGLLKFLVQTSTGIFVIALKLAAPVSVALLATTVALGIVARSFPAMNVFMVSMPLNIGIGFLILGITLPVFLRVLNGSFAGFVQQMHTLFRLLA from the coding sequence GTGCTTGGCTCCCTCCCGCTCAAGGCCCTGGCCGACCTGATCCCCTTCGCCCTGGTCCTGGCCCGGGTCGCGGCGCTGTTCATGGCCATCCCGATGTTCGGCGCCCGTCTGGTCCCCAACCGCGTCAAGGCGGTGCTCATCTTCGCGATGGCGCTGGTCATCTTCCCCATCATCCGCCTGCAGGCCGTCCCCGCCGATACCGACTCCCTCTCCCTGATGACCCTGGTGCTGCGCGAAACGCTGGTCGGACTGACGCTCGGGGCGATTTCGCAGTTCGTCTTCGCGGCGGTCGAGTTCGGCGGTCAGCTGGTGGGGACCCAGATGGGGATCTCCATCGCCGCCCAGTTCGACCCGACCACCCAGAACAACGTCCCCACCATGGCCATCTTCGAGGGGGTGCTGGCGACCCTGATCTTCCTCGCTCTCGACGTGCACCATTTCTTCATCAAGGGGATCGTGGAGAGCTACCAGCTCATCCCGCTGGGGGCCTGGCACGTGAGCGGCGGCCTGCTGAAGTTCCTGGTGCAGACCAGCACCGGCATCTTCGTCATCGCGCTTAAGCTCGCGGCTCCGGTCTCCGTGGCGCTTCTGGCCACCACCGTGGCGCTGGGCATCGTGGCGCGGAGCTTCCCCGCCATGAACGTGTTCATGGTCAGCATGCCGCTCAACATCGGCATCGGCTTTCTCATCCTCGGCATCACGCTGCCGGTGTTCCTGCGTGTTCTCAACGGGAGCTTCGCCGGGTTCGTGCAGCAGATGCACACCCTGTTCAGGCTGCTCGCCTAG
- the fliM gene encoding flagellar motor switch protein FliM, whose amino-acid sequence MEKFLTKEEIDALVAAVFDGSLIPDNELAKEGPQAEQFDLLDIEAHRAIPNLDIVYDGFIRYNRVTMSNRLGRMVDIKKEEAVPYKFGDFLSVLPSPVCMAIYKMDPLKGAALIAFDSTLVFTIVDSILGGSGVPSGQGMNRLFTSIELRLVEKIVKDALADLERAWAPLCPASMNLLRLEMNPRLVNIVPPEYQVVTMSMKIQIEETVGSMILAIPFLTIEPIRDKLKRGVQMDMMVVDPLWSYRLSEELMGAPMDMSVEMGGATISLADLLGLTPGDVIMLDSSGKDELVVKVGGTKKFMGIAGVSGGNKAVQITRTLTGGED is encoded by the coding sequence ATGGAAAAATTCCTTACCAAGGAAGAGATCGACGCCCTGGTGGCGGCCGTTTTCGACGGGAGCCTGATCCCGGATAACGAGCTGGCCAAGGAAGGGCCTCAGGCGGAGCAGTTCGACCTGCTCGACATCGAGGCCCACCGCGCCATCCCGAACCTGGACATCGTCTACGACGGCTTCATCCGCTACAACCGGGTCACCATGTCGAACCGGCTCGGGCGGATGGTGGACATCAAGAAGGAGGAGGCGGTCCCCTACAAGTTCGGGGATTTCCTGAGCGTGCTTCCCTCGCCGGTCTGTATGGCCATCTACAAGATGGACCCGTTGAAGGGGGCGGCGCTGATCGCCTTCGACAGCACCCTGGTGTTCACCATCGTGGACAGCATCCTGGGTGGATCGGGGGTGCCGTCGGGGCAGGGGATGAACCGGCTCTTCACCTCCATCGAGCTCCGCCTGGTGGAGAAGATCGTCAAGGACGCGCTGGCCGACCTGGAGCGCGCCTGGGCGCCGCTTTGCCCGGCCAGCATGAACCTTTTGCGCCTGGAGATGAACCCGCGCCTGGTCAACATCGTCCCCCCCGAGTACCAGGTGGTCACCATGAGCATGAAGATCCAGATCGAGGAGACCGTGGGGAGCATGATCCTCGCCATCCCGTTTTTGACCATCGAGCCGATCCGCGACAAGTTGAAGCGCGGCGTGCAGATGGACATGATGGTGGTGGATCCCCTCTGGTCCTATCGCCTCTCCGAGGAGCTCATGGGGGCGCCCATGGACATGTCGGTGGAGATGGGGGGCGCGACCATATCGCTGGCGGACCTGTTGGGGCTCACCCCCGGGGACGTGATCATGCTCGACTCCAGCGGCAAGGACGAACTGGTGGTCAAGGTGGGGGGAACGAAGAAGTTTATGGGAATTGCCGGGGTAAGCGGCGGAAACAAGGCGGTACAGATCACCCGCACCCTGACAGGAGGTGAAGATTGA
- the fliN gene encoding flagellar motor switch protein FliN yields the protein MSEKLALDEQKDVPQPKNLDFIMDIPLQLTVELGRTKLLVRDVLQLNQGSVVELTKLAGEPLDVFVNSKLVARGEAVVVNDKFGIRLLDIVSPNERVDKVL from the coding sequence TTGAGCGAAAAACTCGCTTTAGACGAACAGAAGGACGTTCCGCAGCCGAAGAACCTGGACTTCATCATGGACATCCCGCTGCAGCTCACGGTCGAGCTGGGGCGGACCAAGCTCCTGGTGCGGGACGTCTTGCAGCTGAACCAGGGCTCGGTGGTGGAGCTGACCAAGCTCGCGGGCGAGCCGCTGGATGTCTTCGTGAACTCCAAACTGGTGGCGCGCGGCGAGGCGGTGGTGGTGAACGACAAGTTCGGCATCAGGCTTTTGGACATCGTGAGCCCCAATGAAAGGGTGGACAAGGTGCTATGA
- the fliQ gene encoding flagellar biosynthesis protein FliQ, with amino-acid sequence MTPEMVVQLGRRSFEAVILLSAPLLICALVVGLLVSIFQAVTSINEATLAFAPKIIAVMVAMVIFFPWMMMYMSDFTREIYGMIANMRH; translated from the coding sequence ATGACCCCCGAAATGGTAGTCCAACTCGGCAGAAGGAGCTTCGAGGCGGTGATCCTCCTCTCGGCGCCCTTGCTCATCTGCGCCCTGGTGGTCGGCCTTCTGGTCAGCATCTTCCAGGCCGTCACCTCGATCAACGAGGCGACGCTCGCTTTCGCCCCCAAGATCATCGCGGTGATGGTGGCCATGGTCATCTTCTTCCCCTGGATGATGATGTACATGAGCGACTTCACCCGCGAGATCTACGGCATGATCGCCAACATGAGGCATTAG
- the fliO gene encoding flagellar biosynthetic protein FliO, producing the protein MRKLAAVTTATLLIPAAAHADSGGPDLLGSLAQMVGSLILVIGIILILYYLAGRLMKMPQGKSAGYIRVVETRHLAPKKSLMLVEVGGEYLLLSNSGEGVSLIKQVEMLEEIELVEERSAAALIPGRLRKKLETLAGGLPRKEAPLGQLGKSGGFA; encoded by the coding sequence ATGAGAAAGCTCGCGGCGGTGACAACGGCGACGCTGCTCATCCCGGCGGCGGCACACGCCGATAGCGGCGGACCGGACCTGCTGGGGAGCCTGGCGCAGATGGTGGGATCGCTGATCCTGGTGATCGGGATCATCCTGATCCTCTACTACCTGGCCGGCCGGCTCATGAAGATGCCGCAGGGGAAGTCCGCGGGGTACATCCGGGTGGTGGAGACCAGGCACCTGGCCCCCAAGAAGTCGCTGATGCTGGTCGAGGTGGGGGGCGAATACCTGCTTCTGTCCAACAGCGGCGAGGGGGTGAGCCTGATCAAGCAGGTGGAGATGCTGGAAGAGATCGAGCTGGTCGAGGAAAGAAGCGCCGCGGCGCTGATCCCGGGGCGGCTCAGGAAGAAGCTGGAGACCCTGGCCGGCGGGCTCCCCCGTAAGGAGGCGCCGCTTGGGCAGCTCGGCAAAAGCGGTGGGTTTGCGTGA
- the glgP gene encoding alpha-glucan family phosphorylase produces MNLFSTLHRFTVVPSLPKELSGLQRIAYNLWWTWEPEAIRLFKRLDPELWRATRHNPLEMLGCLQQATYDSLMLDEGFMSHLAQVEERLDEYLASHTWYERHGTPRARIAYFSMEFGLHESLPIYSGGLGILAGDHLKSASDLGLPLVGVGLLYRQGYFRQHLNLEGWQQEIYPENDFYNLPLHLERDGAGEPLTLELEYPGRNVRVQVWRVQVGRLRLYLLDSNLEENTPADREITTRLYGGDQEMRIRQEILLGIGGIRALRLLGVEPNVCHMNEGHAAFLALERVRILMEERSLNFQEAMEAVRGGNVFTTHTPVEAGIDHFPPELLERYLGCYYRHLGLTREQFLTLGMQNHGRSNENFCMAVLAMKLSLHSNGVSELHGMVSRRMWADVWPDLPEEQLPLTYVTNGVHQKSWLSEEMSGLLTRYLGTRWLEQSDDSLWRKVSRIPDAELWRTHRRGTERLVDYARLSLKAQLQKLDAGAKEIDRASDVLDPEILTIGFARRFATYKRGTLLLHDKERLERILNHPERPVQIVFAGKAHPADHQGKELIRQIVQLAQQEGFRRRIIFLEDYDISVARRLVQGVDIWLNTPLRPQEASGTSGMKAAFNGGLNMSILDGWWCEGYRGNNGWAIGRGEVYDDLAYQNEVESRAIYDLLEKEIVPLFYNRGSDGVPRGWTAFMKASMQTLCPVFSTDRMVQEYARRCYLPAFENWERLNRDDLRLAVELARWKERLHGVWGGLSIVAVQAECDREVTVGQKVPISVQITPGEVPLTEIAVEVYFGVLDSRGAIMGGEVVPLDPATEPDKVGHFGGELECRFCGRHGFLLRVMPRHPELGTVYDPGLILWG; encoded by the coding sequence ATGAACCTCTTCTCGACGCTGCACCGCTTCACCGTTGTCCCCTCGCTCCCCAAGGAGCTCTCCGGGCTGCAACGGATCGCATACAACCTCTGGTGGACCTGGGAACCGGAGGCCATCCGACTCTTCAAGCGCCTCGACCCGGAACTGTGGCGGGCGACGCGCCACAACCCCCTGGAGATGCTGGGGTGCCTGCAACAGGCCACCTACGACAGCCTGATGCTGGACGAGGGGTTCATGTCGCACCTGGCCCAGGTTGAGGAGAGGCTCGACGAGTACTTGGCCTCGCACACCTGGTACGAGCGGCACGGCACCCCGCGGGCGCGTATCGCCTACTTCTCCATGGAGTTCGGCCTGCACGAGTCGCTCCCCATCTACTCCGGCGGGCTCGGGATCCTGGCCGGCGACCACCTGAAGTCCGCCAGCGACCTCGGGCTGCCGCTGGTGGGGGTGGGTCTTTTGTACCGCCAGGGGTACTTCCGGCAGCACCTGAACCTGGAAGGGTGGCAGCAGGAGATCTACCCCGAGAACGACTTCTACAACCTGCCGCTGCACCTGGAACGGGACGGCGCCGGCGAGCCGCTCACCCTGGAGCTGGAGTATCCCGGCAGGAACGTCCGGGTGCAGGTCTGGCGGGTCCAGGTCGGGCGGCTGCGGCTCTACCTTCTGGACAGCAACCTCGAGGAAAACACCCCGGCGGACCGCGAGATCACCACGAGGCTCTACGGCGGCGACCAGGAGATGCGCATCCGGCAGGAGATCCTGCTGGGAATCGGCGGCATCAGGGCGCTGCGCCTTCTCGGGGTCGAGCCCAACGTCTGCCACATGAACGAGGGGCACGCCGCATTCCTCGCCCTGGAACGGGTCCGGATCCTCATGGAGGAGCGCTCGCTCAATTTCCAGGAGGCGATGGAGGCGGTCCGCGGCGGCAACGTCTTCACCACCCACACCCCCGTCGAGGCGGGCATCGACCATTTCCCCCCCGAGCTCCTCGAGCGCTACCTCGGGTGCTACTACCGCCACCTGGGGCTCACCCGCGAACAGTTCCTCACCCTGGGGATGCAGAACCACGGCCGCAGCAACGAGAACTTCTGCATGGCGGTGCTGGCCATGAAGCTCTCGCTGCACTCAAACGGCGTGAGCGAACTGCACGGCATGGTGTCGCGCCGCATGTGGGCCGACGTCTGGCCCGACCTTCCGGAAGAACAACTCCCCCTCACCTACGTCACCAACGGCGTGCACCAGAAGAGCTGGCTCTCCGAGGAGATGAGCGGACTTTTGACCCGCTACCTTGGCACCCGCTGGCTGGAGCAGAGCGACGACTCCCTCTGGCGCAAGGTGTCGCGCATCCCCGACGCCGAGCTGTGGCGCACCCACCGCCGCGGCACCGAGCGCCTGGTGGACTACGCCCGCCTGAGCCTTAAGGCCCAGTTGCAGAAGCTGGACGCCGGAGCCAAGGAGATCGACCGCGCCTCCGACGTGCTCGACCCGGAGATCCTCACCATAGGCTTCGCGCGCCGCTTCGCCACCTACAAGCGGGGGACGCTCCTGTTGCACGACAAGGAGCGGCTGGAGCGGATCCTCAACCACCCGGAGCGGCCGGTGCAGATCGTCTTCGCCGGCAAGGCCCACCCCGCCGATCACCAGGGGAAGGAACTGATCAGGCAGATCGTGCAGCTCGCGCAGCAGGAAGGGTTCCGGCGTCGCATCATCTTCCTCGAGGACTACGACATCTCAGTGGCGCGACGCCTGGTGCAGGGGGTGGACATCTGGCTGAACACGCCGCTCAGGCCGCAGGAGGCCAGCGGCACCAGCGGCATGAAGGCCGCCTTCAACGGCGGGCTGAACATGAGTATCCTGGACGGGTGGTGGTGCGAGGGGTACCGCGGCAACAACGGCTGGGCCATCGGCAGGGGGGAGGTCTACGACGACCTCGCCTACCAGAACGAGGTGGAGAGCAGGGCCATCTACGACCTCTTGGAGAAGGAGATCGTGCCGCTTTTCTACAACCGCGGCAGCGATGGGGTGCCGCGCGGCTGGACCGCGTTCATGAAGGCGTCGATGCAGACCCTCTGCCCCGTCTTTTCCACCGACCGCATGGTGCAGGAGTACGCCCGGCGCTGCTACCTCCCCGCCTTCGAGAACTGGGAGCGGCTGAACCGGGACGACCTGAGGCTCGCGGTGGAACTGGCGCGCTGGAAGGAACGGCTGCACGGCGTCTGGGGGGGGCTTTCCATCGTCGCGGTCCAGGCCGAATGCGACCGGGAGGTGACCGTGGGGCAGAAGGTCCCCATCTCGGTGCAGATCACGCCGGGAGAGGTGCCCCTCACCGAGATCGCCGTGGAGGTCTACTTCGGGGTGCTGGATTCCCGCGGGGCCATCATGGGGGGGGAGGTGGTGCCGCTTGACCCCGCCACCGAGCCGGACAAGGTCGGCCACTTCGGAGGCGAGCTGGAATGCCGCTTCTGCGGGAGGCACGGCTTCCTATTGCGGGTCATGCCGCGGCACCCGGAGCTTGGCACCGTGTACGACCCGGGGCTGATACTGTGGGGATGA
- the fliP gene encoding flagellar type III secretion system pore protein FliP (The bacterial flagellar biogenesis protein FliP forms a type III secretion system (T3SS)-type pore required for flagellar assembly.), with the protein MRHKKILGALLLVALSLILAATAGAEPLSLPTVSVGVGKVSKPADVSVVLQIFFVMTIISLAPSLLMMTTSFTRIVVVLSFLRSALGTQQAPSNQIVVGLSLFLTFFIMAPVWQQVNTQALQPYKAQTITQEEALKRGVAPLRKFMLSQVREKDLALFINLSKLPRPRNADDIPTMTLIPAYMVSELKTAFQIGFLIFIPFLVLDMVVASVLMSMGMMMLPPVMISLPFKILLFVLVDGWGLVIGSLVKSFG; encoded by the coding sequence GTGAGACATAAAAAGATCCTGGGAGCGCTGCTCCTGGTGGCTCTATCCCTGATACTGGCGGCGACCGCGGGCGCGGAGCCGCTTTCCCTTCCCACGGTGAGCGTGGGGGTCGGCAAGGTCAGCAAGCCCGCCGACGTCTCCGTGGTGCTGCAGATCTTCTTCGTGATGACCATCATCTCGCTGGCGCCGAGCCTCCTGATGATGACCACCTCCTTCACCCGCATCGTCGTGGTGCTCTCCTTCCTCCGGTCGGCGCTGGGAACCCAGCAGGCCCCCTCCAACCAGATCGTGGTGGGGCTGTCGCTGTTTCTCACCTTCTTCATCATGGCCCCGGTCTGGCAGCAGGTGAACACCCAGGCGCTGCAGCCCTACAAGGCGCAGACCATCACGCAGGAGGAGGCCTTGAAGCGCGGCGTGGCCCCCTTGCGCAAGTTCATGCTATCGCAGGTGCGCGAGAAGGACCTGGCCCTCTTCATCAACCTCTCCAAGCTACCCAGGCCGCGCAACGCCGACGACATCCCCACCATGACGCTGATCCCGGCCTACATGGTGAGCGAACTGAAGACCGCCTTCCAGATCGGCTTCTTGATCTTCATCCCGTTTCTGGTGCTGGACATGGTGGTCGCCTCGGTGCTCATGTCGATGGGTATGATGATGCTGCCGCCGGTGATGATCTCGCTTCCCTTCAAGATACTGCTGTTCGTCCTCGTGGACGGCTGGGGGCTGGTCATCGGGTCGCTGGTGAAGAGTTTCGGATAA
- the flhB gene encoding flagellar biosynthesis protein FlhB, giving the protein MSDDKHSKTEKPTSKKVSDAKSKGNVARSREMTSAVTLIAAMVALYASSGMMLKTLQGTMRDIFGGLATIEITPAGVHHLMIREFANLGIMLTPFMLVCLVAGLGVEISQGGINLSSEKLKFDLGRLNPVQGVGRLFNKDSLFEVAKSFMKMAIVGYMAYKVLTEEMEGIIFLVDQDLQGILQFIGHIAFKIVLHTCGVLIILAVLDLAFVKWRFMDNLKMTKQEVKDEHKNTEGDPAIKGKQRQKAFQMARRRMRQIIPTADVVVTNPTHYAVALKYDRFKMSAPVVLFKGVDQMALQMKIVARENNVTLVENRFLARELYAQVEEGYEIPEGLFAAVAEILAYVYSLKRR; this is encoded by the coding sequence ATGTCAGACGACAAACACTCCAAAACAGAGAAACCTACCAGTAAGAAGGTCTCCGATGCCAAGAGCAAGGGGAACGTAGCGCGCAGCCGCGAGATGACCTCGGCGGTCACCCTGATCGCGGCGATGGTGGCCCTCTACGCAAGTTCCGGCATGATGCTGAAGACCCTGCAGGGGACCATGAGGGACATTTTCGGCGGGCTCGCCACCATCGAGATCACCCCGGCCGGCGTGCACCACCTGATGATCCGGGAATTCGCCAACCTGGGCATCATGCTGACTCCGTTCATGCTGGTCTGCCTGGTCGCGGGGCTCGGCGTGGAGATCAGCCAGGGGGGGATCAACCTCAGCTCCGAGAAGCTCAAGTTCGACCTGGGGCGGCTCAACCCGGTGCAGGGGGTGGGAAGACTCTTCAACAAGGACTCGCTGTTCGAGGTCGCCAAGTCCTTCATGAAGATGGCGATCGTGGGGTACATGGCGTACAAGGTCCTGACCGAGGAGATGGAAGGGATCATCTTCCTGGTGGACCAGGACCTGCAGGGGATCCTGCAGTTCATCGGGCACATCGCCTTCAAGATCGTGCTGCACACCTGCGGGGTGCTGATCATCCTGGCGGTGCTCGACCTGGCCTTCGTCAAGTGGCGCTTCATGGACAACCTGAAGATGACCAAGCAGGAGGTGAAGGACGAGCACAAGAACACCGAGGGTGACCCGGCCATCAAGGGGAAGCAGCGCCAGAAGGCGTTCCAGATGGCGCGCCGGCGCATGCGGCAGATCATCCCGACCGCCGACGTCGTGGTCACCAACCCGACCCACTACGCCGTGGCGCTCAAGTACGACCGCTTCAAGATGTCCGCTCCGGTGGTGCTCTTCAAGGGGGTGGACCAGATGGCGCTGCAGATGAAGATCGTGGCGCGGGAGAACAACGTGACCCTGGTGGAGAACCGTTTCCTGGCCCGCGAGCTCTACGCCCAGGTGGAGGAGGGATACGAGATCCCGGAGGGGCTTTTCGCGGCCGTCGCCGAGATCCTCGCCTACGTGTACAGCCTGAAGCGGAGGTGA